From a single Ornithodoros turicata isolate Travis chromosome 8, ASM3712646v1, whole genome shotgun sequence genomic region:
- the LOC135365862 gene encoding cytochrome c — translation MGEDVPKGDAEKGKKIFVQRCAQCHTVEDGGKHKTGPNLHGLFGRKTGHAPGFSYTDANKSKGITWGKDTLFIYLADPKKYIPGTKMVFAGLKKPQERADLIAYLESATK, via the exons ATGGGCGAGGATGTCCCAAAGGGCGATGCCGAAAAGGGCAAGAAGATCTTTGTGCAGCGATGTGCCCAGTGCCACACAGTAGAGGATGGGGGAAAACACAAAACGGGCCCCAACCTGCACGGCCTCTTTGGTCGCAAGACGGGTCATGCACCGGGTTTCTCGTATACAGATGCCAACAAGAGCAAAG GTATCACCTGGGGCAAGGACACTCTCTTCATATACCTGGCGGACCCCAAGAAATACATTCCTGGCACAAAGATGGTGTTTGCGGGTCTCAAGAAACCCCAGGAGCGTGCTGACCTCATTGCATACTTAGAGTCTGCTACTAAGTAA